A section of the Streptomyces sp. SCL15-4 genome encodes:
- a CDS encoding type II toxin-antitoxin system VapB family antitoxin encodes MIFKRIGNGRPYPDHGRESTRQWADVAPRPVRLDQLVTTKQQLDLETLLAEDSTFYGDLFAHVVKWQGDLYLEDGLHRAVRAALQQRQVLHARVLELD; translated from the coding sequence TCAAGCGCATCGGAAACGGCCGGCCGTACCCCGACCACGGCCGGGAGAGCACCCGGCAGTGGGCGGACGTCGCGCCGCGCCCGGTCCGCCTCGATCAGCTCGTGACCACCAAGCAGCAACTCGACCTGGAGACCCTGCTCGCGGAGGACTCGACGTTCTACGGCGACCTCTTCGCGCACGTCGTGAAGTGGCAGGGCGACCTGTATCTGGAGGACGGGCTGCACCGCGCGGTCCGCGCCGCCCTCCAGCAGCGCCAGGTGCTGCACGCACGCGTGCTCGAACTCGACTGA